GCCCAGCCAGATACCCTGCCAGGTGCCCAGCACCAGACGTCCCCGCTGAACCGGTAATAATAACGAAACCCCTAAGGTCGATGATTTGATGTGCGCGGGCATATCATCACGTCCTTCGTAGTCGTGCTGATAAGGCGCATTCTCCGGCACGTGCCGCATGAAATGCTGCTCCATGTCGCTGCGCACCGTCGGGTCGCAATTCTCATTTAAGGTTAACGACGCCGAAGTGTGCTGCAACAGCAGATGCAGCAGACCGGTTTTGATATCACGCAGTCCGGAGAGCGAATTGACGATCTCATCGGTGACCAGATGAAACCCGCGCGACTTCGCGCTCAGCGTAATAGTTTGTTGATGCCACATAGCTTATTCCTGAAACGGTTACCCCGTTTAAGTGTGCAGCATGTCGCCGAAAGGTAAACCCTGACCCATAAAAAAACCGCCAGAGAGAACCCTGACGGCTTTATTTACAGCCTGCCGACCGTTACATCACGGCGGCAAAGGCTTCAGCGACCTGATGCACGTTTTTGCTGTTCAGACCGGCTACACACATACGGCCGCTGCCCACCAGATAGATGCCAAATTCGTTACGCAGGCGATCGACCTGCTGCGCACTCAGGCCGGTGTAGCTGAACATGCCACGCTGCTTCAGCAGGTAGTCGAAGTTTTTGCCTGGCAGCGCCGTACTCAGCACGTCCACCAGCGACTGACGCATCGCGAGAATACGCAGACGCATCGCTTCCACTTCAGCCAGCCAGCTGGCTTTCAGTGCCTCATCGTTGAGGACGCGTGCCACAACCTGCGCACCGAAATTCGGCGGGCTGGAGTAGTTGCGGCGAACGGTGGCTTTTAACTGGCCCAGTACGCGCGCAGACTCTTCGGCGCTGTCGCAGACGATGGACAGACCGCCCACGCGCTCGCCATAGAGCGAAAAGATTTTGGAGAAGGAGTTGCTGACCAGCGCAGGCAGGCCCGCCGCCGCAACCGCGCGCAGTGCATAGGCATCCTGCTGCATACCGGCACCAAAGCCCTGATAGGCGATATCCAGGAAAGGAATCAGCTGCTGTGCTTTCAGCACCTCAACGGTCTGATCCCACTGCGCATCAGTCAGGTCAGCGCCGGTCGGGTTATGACAGCACGGGTGCAGCAGCACGATGCTCTGCGCGGGCAGCGTTTTCAGGGTACTGATGAAGGCATCAAACCGCACACCGTGGGTCTCTGCGTCATACCAGGGATAGGTATTCACCTCAAAACCCGCACCATTAAAAATCGCGACGTGGTTTTCCCAGGTCGGATCGCTGACCCAGACCGCAGACTGCGGGAAGTAGCGCTTCAGGAAATCCGCACCCACTTTCAGCGCGCCAGAACCACCCAGCGTCTGAATCGACGCAATCCGGCCCGCCTTCAACACCGGATGTTCGGCACCAAACAGCAGCGGTGCAATCGCACTGCGGTAGCTGTTCAGCCCTTCCATTGGCAGATAGAGCGATGCCTGATGCGGCTCAGCATAGAGCTGCTCTTCGGCAGCCGCTACGGCCTTAAGCTGCGGGATGATGTTCTGTTCGTCGTAATAGAGCCCGATACTCAGGTTAACTTTGTGTTCGCGTGGGTCTTGTTTGAAGGCTTCCATCAACGACAGAATCGGATCGCCAGCATAGGCATCAACGTTTTGAAACACGGTGTAGGTCTCCATGATTGGTCCAGAGGTAAAAGGCCGTTAAACCCGATATCGTCCCGGACGGTGGTTCATTGCAATAATCAGATTCAGGATCACCGCACCCGCAATCGACGCGAGCAGGATGGGGCCACTCACCACAAACAGTGACGCCAGCACGACGCAGGTATCAACCGCCATTTGCAGTTTACCCGCGCGGATCCCAAATCGATCCTGTAGCCACAGGGCCAGAATATTGATGCCGCCCAGGCTCGCCTTATGACGAAATAACACTATAAACCCGATTCCCATGATGACGTTACCGAACAGTGTCGCATAGAAGGGGTTAAGGTCAGAAAAGTGGACGAATAGCGGGTGAAGCTGAGTGAAGAGCGACACCAGGCCGACGGCGCAGAAGGTTTTCAGGGTAAATTCCCAGCCCATGCGTTTTACCGCCAGCCAGTAAAAAGGGATGTTGATCAGGAAGAACGCGCTGCCGAACGAGAGCGGCGAGAGATAGCTGATCAGAAAGGCGATGCCAGCGGTGCTGCCGGTCAGGGCGCCCGCCTGTTTCAGCATAATGACGCCAAACGAGACCATCAGGGTGCCGAGCACCATCGCCAGCGCATCTTCAATGCGCGAATGCGGGACGCGGGAGGGTTCTGCGATGTTATCCATGGGGGTTTTCTCAGTGCAAATGATGCGGTTCCGATGCAAAAAACGCACCATCGTCACAGCACTGCACGGCTGTAAAACGGGTGCCAGCAATATCTCATTGATATCTAAAGCGCTTGATAACAGAACGTTGTGCATAAATTCCGGGAGAGACCGTCAATCTATGCGTTAAGCCCTGTTTTGATGCGCGTTATCTGCATTAATTGCCGCAAGTGTGCACCAAAAACGCACAACGCGCACCTTTTTAGCGCGTCTTCTGCTCAGGCAGCATCATCAGCCCGTTCTCTTTCATTCGTCCCAGCACCACTGAGGTTTTCACATGGGAAACGCTCTGGTGGCCCGCGACTAACTGGCTGATTAATGCACTGAGGGAATTGAGATCGGCTACCGCCACTTTGAGCAGATAGTCCGCGTCGCCGGTGGTTTTGTAGGCGTCCACGATCGCCTGCTCCTGCTCCACCATGCGGTGAAAGCTCTCGACATATTCGGCGGTGTGGTTGATTAAGCGCACCTCAATCAATCCCACCATGCCAAGCCCGATCGCATCGGGCGACAGCCGGGCGTGATAACCCAGGATGAGATTAGCCTGTTCCAGATTGATACGGCGGCGGGAACATTGTGAGGCGGAAAGGCCGACCAGATCGCTGAGTTCCTGATTGGTCAGACGGCCGTTAGATTGTAATAAAGTCAGGATTTTAAGGTCGTAATCGTCTACGTGAGTCATTCCGTTTCCACAGCGTGATAGGCGTCGCTTTGTTACAGATAACCCGATAACCCGAGAGGTTGTCCAACACTATTTTCTGATGATGGGGGCTGTCATGCACAGATCGTGCATGACAGCACAAACCGGGGATTATTCGTCGTCGTATTGCGGGCCCGCGTAGTTATCAAAGCGCGACCACTGACCGTTAAAGGTCAGACGTACTGTACCGATGGGGCCGTTACGCTGTTTACCCAGGATGATCTCGGCGATCCCTTTGAGATCGCTGTTCTCGTGGTAAACCTCATCGCGATAGATAAACATGATCAAATCCGCATCCTGCTCGATCGAGCCGGATTCACGCAGATCCGAGTTGACCGGACGTTTATCGGCGCGCTGCTCCAGTGAGCGGTTAAGCTGCGACAGCGCCACTACCGGTACATTCAGCTCTTTGGCCAGCGCTTTCAGCGAGCGGGAGATCTCCGCAATTTCCAGCGTACGGTTGTCCGACAGCGCCGGCACGCGCATCAGCTGCAAATAGTCGATCATGATCATGCTTAAGCCGCCGTTTTCACGGTAGATACGCCGGGCGCGTGAACGCACTTCGGTAGGCGTCAGGCCAGAAGAGTCATCAATGTACATGTTCTTCTTCTCCAGCAGGATGCCCATGGTGCCGGAGATACGCGCCCAGTCCTCATCATCCAGCTGTCCGGTTCGGATGCGGGTCTGATCGACGCGGGAAAGCGACGCCAGCATACGCATCATAATCTGCTCGCTGGGCATCTCCAGACTGAAGATCAGCACCGGCTTCTCCTGCAGCATGGCAGCGTTTTCGCACAGGTTCATCGCAAAGGTGGTTTTACCCATCGACGGACGTGCGGCGACAATAATCAGGTCAGATCCCTGCAGGCCCGCGGTCTTTTTATTCAGATCCTGATAACCGGTATCGACGCCGGTGACACCATCGTGCGGGGTCTGATAGAGCGATTCGATACGGGAGACGGTCGATTCCAGAATCTGCTCAATGTTTTTCGGGCCAGCCTCTTTATCCGCGCGCGCTTCCGCGATTTTAAAGACGTTCGACTCCGCGAAGTCGAGCAGCTCTTCGCTGTTACGTCCCTGCGGATCGTAACCGGCATCGGCAATCTGGTTGGCGACGGAGATCATCTCACGCACCACCGCACGTTCACGCACGATGTCGGCATACGCGCCGATATTGGCTGCGCTCGGGGTGTTTTTTGCCAGTTCAGCCAGATAGGCGAAGCCGCCCGCCATCTCCAGTTCGCCACGGGTTTCCAGCGATTCGGAGAGCGTAATCAGGTCAATGGGCTTGCTGTTTTCCAGCAGCCGCTGCATCTCGGAAAAAATCAGCCGATGCGAGCGGTTGTAAAAATCATTCGCGACGACGCGCTCAGAGACGTTATCCCAGCGCTCGTTATCCAGCATTAACCCACCGAGCACCGACTGCTCCGCCTCCAGAGAATGCGGGGGCATTTTCACGCCTGCGAGCTGGCGATCCTGCGTTTCGTTCGATTTGTTGGTGGGTTTATTTCCTGCCATAGTGAATGCATTACCGATCTTCTGTGGGGACGCGCAAGTATACCTTAGTTGGGGTGCGTGCCTCACCCTCATGATGAAACAATCACAGGAGTCAGAATGGCAAAGCGTATTCAGTTCAGCGCACATGGCGGCCCGGACGTTTTAGAGTGGACGGATTTTGAACCTGCTGACCCCGCTGAACATGAAGTGCAGGTTGAGAATCGCGCCATCGGGATTAACTACATCGATACCTATGTTCGCAGCGGGCTCTATCCGGTTGCCGCTTTTCCCTCTGGCCTGGGGACAGAAGCCGCGGGCGTCGTGTCGCGCGTTGGCCGTGGTGTAACCCTGTTTAAGCCCGGCGACCGAGTGGTCTATTGCATGGCGGCGATGGGGGCTTATAGCGAAGTGCACAACGTAGCGGAAGATCGCCTGATGCATCTGCCGGAGGCGATCAGCTTTGAGCAGGGCGCAGCGAGCTTTCTGAAAGGACTGACCACGCAATATCTGCTGCGCCAGACCTACAAAATCAGCGCCGGTGAGACCTTCCTGTTTCATGCTGCGGCGGGCGGCGTCGGGTTAATCGCCTGTCAGTGGGCAAAAGCGCTGGGCGCGCATTTAATCGGTACCGTCGGTTCTGCAGAAAAAGCCACGATGGCGAAAAATGCCGGTGCCTGGGAGACCATTAACTACCGCGAAGAGAATATTGCACAACGCGTCAGTGAACTGACCGACGGGAAGAAAGTGGCCGTCGTGTATGACTCCGTGGGCAAAGATACCTGGGAAGCGTCGCTGGACTCGTTGCGCCGTCATGGCCTGATGGTGAGTTTTGGTAATGCTTCGGGTCCGGTGACCGGCGTTGATCTCAGCATTCTGAATAAGAAAGGCTCGCTGTTTGTGACCCGCCCTTCCCTGTTTGGCTATGTCACCAGCCGTCAGGAGCTGGAAATCGCCAGCGCCGAACTGTTCTCACTGCTGGCGAGTGGGGCAATTAAAGTGGATGTGCCGGAGCAGCAGAAGTTTGCGCTGAAAGAGGCCAGTAAGGCGCACCAGATGCTGGAGAGCCGCGCCACGCAGGGATCCTGTCTGTTAATCCCGTAATAGCAGCCAACAAAAAGGGCTTCCCGTGGGAAGCCCTCTTCTTTTTTTTATTTTTTGTTCGCGCTGGTGTAGGGACAGCGGCGATGAATTCATGTCGAGTCGATGGCACATCGATTTGACGACAGGCATCCTGCCAGAAAACATAAGTAAAAAGTATGTTTAATTGCAGATCGGCACCAGGCAATCTCTCACATTGTGATCGCTACCGCATTTAGCGCCAGCCTTTGCGATCTAACCTGTTGATCTTACGTCTTAGCTTACGACGCGCTCGCTCATCGCTGTCGCCAAAAAAGGCACGATGCAGCCACACAGCGATCACCGCCAGCACCAGCCACGGCAACACCTTGATAACAATTGCGAACAGTCCACCGACAAACATCACGATGGTTGCGACTACCAGCGCCGCCAGCACACCCAGCAGCGAAACGCCGGTCAGCAACAGCATCAGGAAAAACCCTAATACGAATAATATTTCCACGTCAGCGCTCCTTTTTAAAATTGATTGTTAGAGCTATTACAAGAAGCATGCCAACCGTTAACACATTGATTTTTAGTTAATTAACGTTAAAGGCCGCATGGAAACCTGGCGAGAAAAACCATATCGTGGCGTAAAAAAAACCAGCCTTCAGAGCTGGTTTTTTGGGTTCAGATTGCGAATCAGGCTTCCTGCGGGATCTTGTCCGCGACCAGCGCCAGCGCCGCTTCCAGTACACGGACATCGGCACCCGGCTTGTGAGCATTTTCGCTCAGATGGCGTCGCCACTGACGTGCGCCTGGAATACCCTGGAACAGTCCCAGCATATGACGTGTGACGTGTCCCAGATAGGTGCCCTTCGCCAGTTCCGCTTCAATATAGGGATACATGGCGCGCACCACTTCTACCGGGTTAGCCGCCGGATGCTGACGACCAAACAACGTCTGATCGACCTGCGCCAGAATGCCGGGGTTTTGATAGGCTTCGCGCCCCATCATCACGCCGTCAAGGTGCTGCAGGTGAGTCTGAGCCTCTTCAAGCGTCTTCACACCGCCATTGAGCGCGATGGTCAGATGCGGAAAATCGCGTTTCAGCTGATAGACGCGTGGATAGTCCAGCGGTGGAATTTCGCGGTTCTCTTTGGGGCTGAGACCCGAGAGCCAGGCTTTGCGTGCATGGATGATAAATGTCTCGCACTCACCGCGTCCCGCCACCGTGCCGATAAAATCGGTCAGGAATTCATAGCTGTCCAGCTCATCAATACCAATGCGGGTTTTCACCGTGACCGGAATGGAGACTACGTCGCGCATCGCTTTAATAGCATCCGCGACCAGATTCGCCTCGGCCATCAGGCAGGCACCGAAACGACCGTTCTGCACCCGATCGGAGGGACAGCCGACATTCAGGTTCACTTCATCATAGCCGCGCTGCTCTGCCAGCTTCGCGCACTGCGCCAGTGCCGCCGGATCGCTTCCGCCCAGCTGCAATGCGACCGGATGTTCCGCCTCACTGTAAGCCAGGTAATCCCCTTTGCCATGAATGATCGCGCCCGTGGTCACCATTTCGGTGTAGAGCAGCGTGTCACCGGTCAGCTGACGATGAAAATAGCGACAGTGACGATCGGTCCAGTCGAGCATGGGGGCGATAGAGAAACGTTGCGAAGAGAAATTAGGCATGAAGCGCAGACAATCCGGTAATTAAAGGTGATGGAATTCTGTGCAAGGATAACACAAGGGCGGGCGATAGTGCATCGCCCGCCCCCGAACAGCCTGAATAACCCGCTTAGAAGTTAAAGCCGAGCTGCATCATCGCGCCCCAGGTGTTGTTAGCACCCACTGAGCCAGCCAGATCCAGATGGACGGCTTTGTTAAACGGTGACACACCGAAACCTGCTGTGACGACATTCTCATCGTGAGAACGCATGTCCGCACGATAACCGCCACGCAGCTGCAGCCAGTCAAGCACGCGGTATTCCGCGCCCACAGCCGCATACTGGCTGTTATCCTGGCTTTTGAAGCGTTTGGTTTCCGTCAGATCCACATCGCCCGTCACGGTAAACGGACCTTTATCCCAGGACAGACCGGTGGTGACCAGCGGGCGAATCTGGTAGGTGTCGCGGTAACCATTAACCTCTTTGGTCTGCAGATCGCGCGAAACCAGGTTCTGTCCGGTCACACCCAGCGTCCAGTTTTCAGCAAAGGTGGTTGCCAGACCGGCATCAACGTTAAAGCCGGTGTCGGTACTGCGATACTGGCTATTGTTGATGTCGTTCTTGTCGTAGTTGTAGATGCTGGCGGTGTAGTTATAGAGCCAGGTTTTCTGCACTTTTGGCGTCACGCCAACCGATACCGGCTGACCGGCGATAGTGAACTCATGCGCTACCGCCACACCGTAATCGGTGGTCAGTGCCGCTAAGCCATTCGCACTGGAGCGAAGGTTATTTTGATCGCCAAATTGCGGGAACCGCGTACCGTCAGCAACACCACGCAGATAGTCGATATCACCCTGAACGACGTTAGCGCGGACGTGCGCCGTCCCGTAGGCTTTGGTGATAAAGGCGAAAGGCAGAGTGTCGTTGGGGATCGTAACCGCTATAGCCGCACCCGCACTGCCGTCGGCTTTATTACCGCGCAAATCGCTGAGTTTGTTGGCGACATCGCCGGAGGCGGCGCGCAGTTCAGGATAGCCGCGCAAGAAATCCGCCAGCGTGAAGTTATTCAGCACCGTGCGGTAACGATCCACGGTGTCCGTAATATCATCGACTTTATCAAGCAGGTGATCTTTGTCAGTCACCTGAATTCCCGCTGAAGGAACAATAATGCTGACATTATCGTCGGGTTTAGCACGCGTCATTAATGCCGGGTTCGCCAGCACTGCGGAGCCATAGAGAGAAGATGCAACGCCGGTGCCGCCCATGGCGTCATTACGTGCATCATACCAGGTCCCTGCCGCCATGGCGGAAGAAGAAAGGAAAAGCGCGGTCACTACAGCGGAGTATTTCAGCGCTGAACGTTGAGCGGATTTTTTCACCATTTGCCTGCCATCACCTGAGAAATTGTCATTGAAACATTCAACGACTGAATAGTTTGTTAGCCCTATTGTGAACCCTGGCTAACGCGTTATTGCTGTGAATTCAAAGGAAACAGTGTCTTAATTCAAAGGATTGGACGTTTTCCAATCAAAAAACCGTTGTAATTGTTCAAACTGCGTCGGGGTATTTCAAATAATGCCAGACTTTTCTTAAGTCTTTCTGAACATTACTTCTTAACTCAGTGAGATGCAAAGCAAAATGCCAACAAATTCCGCTTCAGGTGGATTAAGAATGGATCTGATTTATCGTCAGATTTGAGATAGAAGACGGCTTAAATTCTAAATATGCTGCTTTATCAGGCAAATAATGCTGTTTTTTCAGGCAAAAACCAACCTCAGCATCGCGAAACTATGTGTGATAAAATAACATCACTTATCCAGCGGAGAATTTTCATGACCAACATGACGTCGCAGCAAATTTTGATTCAGGCCGAAAAAATGTGCCTGCAGCGCGGTGTGCGTCTGACTTCGCAGCGTGCTGAAGTGTTGCGCCTGATGGCCGAACAGCCCGGCTCAATCAGCGCCTACGATCTGCTGGATCAGCTCCGCGTCAGCGAACCGCAGGCTAAACCCCCTACCGTCTATCGTGCGCTGGATTTCCTGCTGGAGCAGGGTTTCATTCATCGGGTGGAGTCCAACAACAGCTACGTCATGTGTCACCACTTTGAGGCGCCAGCCCATACGTCGGTGATGCTGGTCTGTGACCGCTGTGCCGCCGTTACAGAGAAACAGGCGCAGGGCGTGGAGAAGATTATCGCGACGCTGGCGGGTGAAGCGGAGTTTGCATTACGCCATAGCGTGATTGAAGCGCATGGTTTGTGTGAAAGTTGTGCTGCAGTAGAAGCCTGTACGCATCATGAAAACTGCGAACACGATCATCAGGATGAGGGAAAAAAGCGGGGGAAACGCGGGTAATCTGCACATCCTTGTGCTGCTCCATCCCTGTACCGTTCCGATGCGGGCGCACCGGAAGGCATTCAGCTGATTATCAGGGTACCTGATTACCAGCGGTGATCTTTGTTCTTGCCTTCCCAGTCCGTCACTTCGCGCTCTGCTTCATCTTTCGCATAGCCGTAACGTTCCTGGATTTTGCCGACCAGCTGATCGCGTTTACCTTCGATAACCTGCATATCATCGTCGGTCAGCTTGCCCCATTTCTCTTTCATTTTACCTTTGAACTGCTTCCAGTTGCCGCTCGCTTCGTCTTTATTCATGGCAGACCTTCAATCCTCGGGGTTTAATGATTATCTTGCTACTTAACAAAATAACGATATAAAGCGCTGGTTAACTGCGCTGCTTAAAGTTAATTGTAGTAGCCAATTTAATAACCGTGGAATAATACGGAATAATCTGTATCACTCTGAGTCAGCCCCGCAGAATCAGGCGTCAAACCAGCTGTTCTGACGCCAGTGCTTACGCCAGATGAACCACAGAGACAGGCCGCGCAGCGCCAGGAAAACCGTCACCGCCAGCCACAGGCCGTGGTTACCCAGCACCGGTACGCTGAGCAGCGTCAGAAAGTAGCCGGCCGCCGCCACAACCATGCTGTTACGCATTTCGCGTCCGCGCGTCGCGCCGATGAACATCCCATCCAGCAGATAACACCAGACGCCGATCAGCGGCATGATGACCTGCCAGACCAGGTAGCGGTCAGCTGTCTGCTGGAGTGACTCAAGAGAGGTCAGCAAAGTAACGATCTGCGGGCCAAAAATGGCATAGACCAGTGAGAAGAACAGCGCCACCACCACCGCCTGCCGACAGGCAGAGTGCCAGACCAGCATTAGTTTGCTGCCATTTTTTGCGCCGTGCGCTTCGCCGGCAAACGCTTCAACCGCGTAGGCAAAGCCATCCAGCGCGTAGGCCGTGAAGGTAATGAACATCAGC
This genomic window from Pantoea sp. Lij88 contains:
- a CDS encoding YitT family protein → MDNIAEPSRVPHSRIEDALAMVLGTLMVSFGVIMLKQAGALTGSTAGIAFLISYLSPLSFGSAFFLINIPFYWLAVKRMGWEFTLKTFCAVGLVSLFTQLHPLFVHFSDLNPFYATLFGNVIMGIGFIVLFRHKASLGGINILALWLQDRFGIRAGKLQMAVDTCVVLASLFVVSGPILLASIAGAVILNLIIAMNHRPGRYRV
- a CDS encoding CsbD family protein translates to MNKDEASGNWKQFKGKMKEKWGKLTDDDMQVIEGKRDQLVGKIQERYGYAKDEAEREVTDWEGKNKDHRW
- a CDS encoding quinone oxidoreductase — protein: MAKRIQFSAHGGPDVLEWTDFEPADPAEHEVQVENRAIGINYIDTYVRSGLYPVAAFPSGLGTEAAGVVSRVGRGVTLFKPGDRVVYCMAAMGAYSEVHNVAEDRLMHLPEAISFEQGAASFLKGLTTQYLLRQTYKISAGETFLFHAAAGGVGLIACQWAKALGAHLIGTVGSAEKATMAKNAGAWETINYREENIAQRVSELTDGKKVAVVYDSVGKDTWEASLDSLRRHGLMVSFGNASGPVTGVDLSILNKKGSLFVTRPSLFGYVTSRQELEIASAELFSLLASGAIKVDVPEQQKFALKEASKAHQMLESRATQGSCLLIP
- a CDS encoding conjugal transfer protein TraF — encoded protein: MVKKSAQRSALKYSAVVTALFLSSSAMAAGTWYDARNDAMGGTGVASSLYGSAVLANPALMTRAKPDDNVSIIVPSAGIQVTDKDHLLDKVDDITDTVDRYRTVLNNFTLADFLRGYPELRAASGDVANKLSDLRGNKADGSAGAAIAVTIPNDTLPFAFITKAYGTAHVRANVVQGDIDYLRGVADGTRFPQFGDQNNLRSSANGLAALTTDYGVAVAHEFTIAGQPVSVGVTPKVQKTWLYNYTASIYNYDKNDINNSQYRSTDTGFNVDAGLATTFAENWTLGVTGQNLVSRDLQTKEVNGYRDTYQIRPLVTTGLSWDKGPFTVTGDVDLTETKRFKSQDNSQYAAVGAEYRVLDWLQLRGGYRADMRSHDENVVTAGFGVSPFNKAVHLDLAGSVGANNTWGAMMQLGFNF
- a CDS encoding amino acid aminotransferase; translated protein: MFQNVDAYAGDPILSLMEAFKQDPREHKVNLSIGLYYDEQNIIPQLKAVAAAEEQLYAEPHQASLYLPMEGLNSYRSAIAPLLFGAEHPVLKAGRIASIQTLGGSGALKVGADFLKRYFPQSAVWVSDPTWENHVAIFNGAGFEVNTYPWYDAETHGVRFDAFISTLKTLPAQSIVLLHPCCHNPTGADLTDAQWDQTVEVLKAQQLIPFLDIAYQGFGAGMQQDAYALRAVAAAGLPALVSNSFSKIFSLYGERVGGLSIVCDSAEESARVLGQLKATVRRNYSSPPNFGAQVVARVLNDEALKASWLAEVEAMRLRILAMRQSLVDVLSTALPGKNFDYLLKQRGMFSYTGLSAQQVDRLRNEFGIYLVGSGRMCVAGLNSKNVHQVAEAFAAVM
- the dusA gene encoding tRNA dihydrouridine(20/20a) synthase DusA, which codes for MPNFSSQRFSIAPMLDWTDRHCRYFHRQLTGDTLLYTEMVTTGAIIHGKGDYLAYSEAEHPVALQLGGSDPAALAQCAKLAEQRGYDEVNLNVGCPSDRVQNGRFGACLMAEANLVADAIKAMRDVVSIPVTVKTRIGIDELDSYEFLTDFIGTVAGRGECETFIIHARKAWLSGLSPKENREIPPLDYPRVYQLKRDFPHLTIALNGGVKTLEEAQTHLQHLDGVMMGREAYQNPGILAQVDQTLFGRQHPAANPVEVVRAMYPYIEAELAKGTYLGHVTRHMLGLFQGIPGARQWRRHLSENAHKPGADVRVLEAALALVADKIPQEA
- the pspG gene encoding envelope stress response protein PspG; translated protein: MEILFVLGFFLMLLLTGVSLLGVLAALVVATIVMFVGGLFAIVIKVLPWLVLAVIAVWLHRAFFGDSDERARRKLRRKINRLDRKGWR
- the zur gene encoding zinc uptake transcriptional repressor Zur, whose amino-acid sequence is MTNMTSQQILIQAEKMCLQRGVRLTSQRAEVLRLMAEQPGSISAYDLLDQLRVSEPQAKPPTVYRALDFLLEQGFIHRVESNNSYVMCHHFEAPAHTSVMLVCDRCAAVTEKQAQGVEKIIATLAGEAEFALRHSVIEAHGLCESCAAVEACTHHENCEHDHQDEGKKRGKRG
- a CDS encoding Lrp/AsnC family transcriptional regulator — its product is MTHVDDYDLKILTLLQSNGRLTNQELSDLVGLSASQCSRRRINLEQANLILGYHARLSPDAIGLGMVGLIEVRLINHTAEYVESFHRMVEQEQAIVDAYKTTGDADYLLKVAVADLNSLSALISQLVAGHQSVSHVKTSVVLGRMKENGLMMLPEQKTR
- a CDS encoding secondary thiamine-phosphate synthase enzyme YjbQ, which encodes MWHQQTITLSAKSRGFHLVTDEIVNSLSGLRDIKTGLLHLLLQHTSASLTLNENCDPTVRSDMEQHFMRHVPENAPYQHDYEGRDDMPAHIKSSTLGVSLLLPVQRGRLVLGTWQGIWLGEHRIEGGARRIVATLQGEA
- the dnaB gene encoding replicative DNA helicase, with the protein product MAGNKPTNKSNETQDRQLAGVKMPPHSLEAEQSVLGGLMLDNERWDNVSERVVANDFYNRSHRLIFSEMQRLLENSKPIDLITLSESLETRGELEMAGGFAYLAELAKNTPSAANIGAYADIVRERAVVREMISVANQIADAGYDPQGRNSEELLDFAESNVFKIAEARADKEAGPKNIEQILESTVSRIESLYQTPHDGVTGVDTGYQDLNKKTAGLQGSDLIIVAARPSMGKTTFAMNLCENAAMLQEKPVLIFSLEMPSEQIMMRMLASLSRVDQTRIRTGQLDDEDWARISGTMGILLEKKNMYIDDSSGLTPTEVRSRARRIYRENGGLSMIMIDYLQLMRVPALSDNRTLEIAEISRSLKALAKELNVPVVALSQLNRSLEQRADKRPVNSDLRESGSIEQDADLIMFIYRDEVYHENSDLKGIAEIILGKQRNGPIGTVRLTFNGQWSRFDNYAGPQYDDE